From Acidobacteriota bacterium, one genomic window encodes:
- a CDS encoding PHP domain-containing protein codes for MGLGPVRCRAQQPRRPDLVLRGTITEANRESYVEVPFKVPAGVVRVSVEFAYTEHEHQTTIDLGLLDNERFRGWSGGNKNAFTVSESDATPSYLPGPVRPGVWKLLLGVPSVGKGVRSEYVAKIYFGRAGEPAAISTFEAEPVRQGPAWFRGDLHMHDAHSDGSCDSQTGKKVPCPLYKTVEAAAARGLDFIAITDHNTISHFDAERELAPYFDRMLFIPGREITTFQGHANVFGTTEFIDFRLTSKYVPTFSTLLDEVERKHALLSINHPGLPTGSACMGCGWSVKDTDFKRVLVIEAINGDNAEGPLSGVPFWQQRLNDGLRVTAIGGSDNHNASYEPDHEAAIGRPTTVVYAANLSERAILDGMRAGHVFVDVEGTRDRAIAFVAKAGAQMATMGDPMTVSGGASINLSLTLNNLEGAHVELIRDGEVLPFGDRVSVQSGHEEWHAVQVADGSRHWLRVNVRAQDGRLLVLGNPIYLNF; via the coding sequence ATGGGGCTTGGGCCGGTCCGGTGCCGCGCACAGCAGCCGCGCCGGCCGGACCTGGTTCTTCGCGGGACGATTACTGAAGCCAATCGCGAGTCCTATGTCGAGGTTCCGTTCAAGGTGCCTGCGGGAGTCGTGCGCGTCAGCGTAGAGTTTGCTTACACTGAACACGAACACCAGACCACAATCGATCTTGGTCTTCTCGACAATGAGAGGTTCCGCGGCTGGAGCGGAGGCAACAAGAATGCGTTCACGGTTTCGGAGAGCGATGCTACGCCGTCGTATCTTCCGGGGCCCGTGCGGCCGGGGGTGTGGAAGCTGCTGCTCGGTGTGCCGAGTGTAGGCAAGGGTGTTCGTTCTGAGTATGTCGCGAAGATCTACTTCGGCCGCGCTGGCGAACCTGCTGCGATCTCGACCTTTGAGGCTGAGCCAGTGCGTCAAGGGCCGGCATGGTTTCGTGGCGACCTTCATATGCACGATGCGCATAGCGACGGCTCGTGCGACAGCCAGACCGGAAAAAAGGTCCCCTGCCCGCTCTATAAGACGGTTGAAGCGGCTGCCGCGCGCGGTCTCGACTTCATTGCGATCACCGACCACAACACCATCTCGCACTTCGATGCAGAGCGGGAGCTTGCGCCTTATTTCGACCGGATGTTGTTTATACCGGGCCGGGAGATCACGACCTTTCAGGGGCACGCAAATGTCTTCGGCACGACAGAGTTTATCGACTTTCGCCTGACGAGCAAGTATGTGCCGACGTTTTCTACTTTGCTGGACGAGGTAGAAAGGAAGCACGCTCTTCTCTCCATCAACCATCCCGGTCTTCCTACGGGGAGTGCCTGCATGGGATGCGGCTGGTCGGTGAAGGACACCGACTTCAAACGCGTTCTCGTCATCGAGGCAATCAACGGCGATAACGCAGAGGGCCCGCTATCAGGTGTTCCTTTCTGGCAGCAGAGGCTGAACGACGGCCTGCGTGTGACGGCGATTGGTGGAAGCGATAACCATAATGCGTCCTATGAACCGGATCACGAAGCGGCCATTGGCAGACCCACGACGGTTGTCTACGCGGCGAATCTTTCAGAGCGCGCTATTCTCGACGGTATGCGTGCAGGACATGTCTTTGTCGATGTGGAAGGGACACGAGATCGTGCGATTGCTTTCGTTGCAAAGGCCGGCGCGCAGATGGCAACGATGGGGGACCCTATGACTGTCTCCGGCGGCGCCAGCATCAACCTATCGCTGACCCTGAACAATCTCGAAGGAGCGCATGTGGAGCTGATTCGCGATGGAGAAGTTCTGCCGTTTGGCGACCGCGTATCTGTTCAGTCGGGTCATGAGGAATGGCACGCGGTGCAGGTTGCAGATGGTAGTAGGCACTGGCTGCGCGTCAATGTTCGGGCTCAGGATGGCAGACTGCTAGTTTTGGGGAATCCTATCTATTTGAATTTCTGA
- a CDS encoding uroporphyrinogen-III synthase, whose amino-acid sequence MAIAGFDGLRVLSLESRRANEMAKLVRTYGGEPLVVPAMREVPLESNKHAVEFVDDLIAGKLDLFVCMTGVGIGALLAIAEKAGKREGFVAALRKVKVAARGSKSVAALKELDVSITVAAPEPNTWHEMIAALDEKLGESLSSLRVAVQEYGVPNPEMLEALTRRCLAVVRVPVYQWALPEDTRPLREAVLGLMNGSVDVVLFTTAAQVVHLFKIASEMNSVQELRAALRSLVVASIGPTTTEELSQHGITPDIQPSHPKMGFLVNEAAQQSRGLVERKNAPARSMSARQTGLREITLKAKQDPPVATAAAVAPPIAPIDFLHEITSRIASADSFHAVLGRIVDFVTTVVPCDSCFIYVLEGEKLVLRASKNPHADVIDHLGIKLGQGITGWVAEHREPVALAANASEDSRFKLFKNLPEDRFEALLSTPILCAGRVVGVINLQHRHSYQHTVNEVRLLSTIGYLVGAEVERARLENENAQLAGRLEARKAVERAKGILQRDMQIGEEEAYRMMQRESRQRRKSMLEISEAILLGEEIRKGQAANGEQKPGEAVPST is encoded by the coding sequence ATGGCAATTGCGGGTTTCGATGGGCTAAGAGTCTTATCGCTTGAGTCAAGGCGGGCGAATGAGATGGCGAAACTGGTCCGCACCTACGGCGGAGAGCCGTTGGTGGTACCGGCGATGCGTGAGGTGCCGCTTGAGTCAAACAAACACGCGGTTGAATTTGTCGATGACCTGATTGCGGGCAAGTTGGACCTGTTCGTCTGCATGACGGGCGTAGGCATTGGTGCCCTGTTGGCGATCGCAGAGAAGGCAGGCAAGCGCGAAGGCTTCGTTGCTGCATTACGGAAGGTGAAGGTTGCGGCGCGCGGCTCCAAATCCGTTGCCGCGCTGAAAGAACTCGATGTCTCGATCACAGTGGCTGCTCCTGAGCCGAACACCTGGCACGAGATGATAGCCGCGTTGGATGAAAAGCTGGGAGAGTCCCTATCGTCTCTACGCGTCGCTGTGCAGGAGTATGGGGTGCCCAACCCTGAGATGCTCGAAGCGCTGACCAGGCGATGTCTTGCGGTCGTCAGGGTTCCGGTCTATCAGTGGGCGCTTCCTGAAGATACTCGGCCTTTGCGCGAAGCGGTGCTTGGGTTGATGAACGGTAGCGTGGATGTTGTGTTGTTCACGACGGCAGCACAGGTTGTGCACCTGTTCAAGATTGCATCGGAGATGAATTCCGTCCAGGAGCTTCGCGCAGCTTTGCGGTCCCTGGTAGTGGCTTCCATTGGGCCGACCACGACTGAGGAGCTGTCGCAGCATGGCATAACTCCCGATATACAGCCATCGCATCCTAAGATGGGTTTCCTGGTGAATGAGGCGGCGCAGCAGTCACGGGGCCTGGTTGAAAGGAAAAATGCTCCCGCTCGAAGCATGAGCGCGCGCCAGACCGGACTACGTGAGATTACATTGAAGGCAAAACAGGATCCCCCGGTGGCTACGGCCGCGGCAGTTGCTCCCCCGATTGCTCCTATCGACTTCTTACATGAGATTACGAGCCGTATTGCTTCGGCCGATTCTTTTCATGCCGTACTGGGACGGATCGTCGACTTTGTGACTACAGTTGTTCCTTGCGATTCGTGCTTTATCTACGTGCTCGAAGGGGAAAAACTTGTTCTCAGGGCATCGAAGAACCCACACGCGGATGTCATCGATCATCTGGGGATCAAGCTGGGGCAGGGAATTACTGGTTGGGTTGCCGAGCATCGTGAACCAGTTGCGCTGGCGGCAAATGCCTCGGAGGATTCCCGCTTCAAACTCTTCAAGAACCTGCCCGAGGACCGTTTTGAGGCCCTGCTTTCGACTCCGATCCTGTGTGCGGGAAGGGTGGTAGGAGTCATCAATCTGCAGCATCGTCACTCCTATCAGCACACAGTGAATGAGGTGCGTCTGCTCTCCACGATCGGGTATCTAGTAGGCGCAGAGGTAGAGCGCGCACGCCTTGAGAATGAAAATGCGCAGCTTGCGGGCAGGCTTGAGGCGCGCAAAGCAGTCGAGCGGGCGAAGGGAATTCTGCAACGCGATATGCAAATAGGAGAGGAAGAGGCGTATCGCATGATGCAACGAGAGAGCCGTCAGCGGCGAAAATCGATGCTTGAGATTTCCGAGGCGATCCTGCTGGGCGAGGAGATACGGAAGGGACAAGCAGCCAACGGAGAGCAGAAGCCGGGTGAAGCCGTTCCCTCAACGTAG
- the mpl gene encoding UDP-N-acetylmuramate:L-alanyl-gamma-D-glutamyl-meso-diaminopimelate ligase, translating into MQKHIYLIGICGTAMASLAGMLKQQGHEVSGSDAAAYPPMSDLLREIGITVHEPYAEKNLDRRPDLVVVGNAISRGNVELERVLDERIPFCSMAQILHDEFLNGREPLVVAGTHGKTTTTSMLAWIFEVASERESSLAPSFLIGGVAENFGTSFMVRPTSPFILEGDEYDTAFFDKGPKFLHYFPVAAILTHVEFDHADIYSDLDAVKTAFKRFVNLIPRRGRLIAYDGSENVDECTKKAFCEVERYGFREGSYWRISDLRHDGPLAQWTLWRGENRFAELSLPMAGEHNALNATAAAALAAGRGIPVEAIAEALRTFRSVKRRLEVKAVAEGVTIIDDFAHHPTAIRETLRALRESYPGQRLLAVLEPRSNTLRRNVFESALVDSLALADQVVMASVFKSESIPVAERLVPEHVVRALKERGILAAVYQDADSIAAALAPEVRSGDVVAILSNGGFGGIYQKLPRAITESVIAARLAARFS; encoded by the coding sequence ATGCAAAAACACATCTATCTGATAGGAATCTGCGGTACGGCGATGGCTTCGCTGGCCGGAATGCTGAAGCAGCAGGGCCATGAGGTGTCTGGCTCGGATGCGGCGGCTTATCCGCCGATGAGTGACCTTCTGCGCGAGATTGGAATTACGGTGCATGAGCCGTATGCGGAGAAGAATTTAGACCGCCGCCCCGACCTTGTTGTTGTAGGCAATGCGATCTCTCGCGGCAATGTTGAGCTGGAGCGCGTGTTGGATGAGCGGATTCCTTTTTGTTCGATGGCGCAGATATTGCACGACGAATTCCTCAATGGCAGGGAACCCCTTGTGGTTGCAGGAACGCACGGCAAGACGACGACGACGAGTATGCTGGCGTGGATTTTTGAGGTTGCCTCGGAGCGAGAGTCCAGCCTGGCACCTTCGTTTTTGATTGGCGGTGTGGCGGAGAATTTTGGCACGAGCTTTATGGTTCGCCCTACATCGCCGTTCATTCTTGAAGGCGATGAGTACGATACGGCGTTCTTCGATAAAGGCCCAAAGTTTCTGCACTATTTTCCAGTTGCCGCCATACTGACGCATGTGGAGTTCGACCATGCAGATATCTACTCCGACCTTGATGCTGTAAAGACGGCATTCAAGCGGTTCGTCAACCTGATTCCGAGGCGAGGAAGGCTGATTGCTTATGACGGCAGCGAGAATGTAGACGAGTGCACCAAGAAAGCATTCTGCGAGGTGGAGCGCTATGGGTTCAGGGAGGGGTCTTATTGGAGGATCTCCGACTTGCGCCACGATGGACCACTTGCGCAATGGACGCTGTGGCGTGGAGAGAACCGTTTTGCCGAGCTGAGTTTGCCGATGGCGGGCGAACACAATGCGTTGAATGCCACTGCAGCCGCGGCGCTGGCTGCAGGGCGCGGTATTCCTGTGGAAGCGATTGCAGAGGCGTTGCGGACGTTCCGAAGCGTCAAGCGGCGGCTAGAGGTGAAGGCCGTGGCCGAAGGGGTGACGATCATCGATGACTTCGCTCACCACCCGACGGCGATCCGCGAGACCTTACGGGCATTGCGGGAGAGTTATCCAGGACAGCGTCTGCTGGCTGTGCTTGAGCCGCGGTCGAATACATTGCGAAGAAATGTCTTTGAAAGCGCGCTTGTCGATAGCCTGGCGCTGGCCGATCAGGTGGTGATGGCCAGCGTCTTCAAATCGGAGAGCATTCCTGTGGCCGAGAGGCTGGTGCCGGAGCATGTTGTCCGCGCGTTAAAGGAACGTGGAATCCTCGCGGCGGTTTATCAGGATGCGGATTCGATTGCAGCGGCGCTTGCTCCTGAAGTGAGGAGCGGCGATGTGGTTGCGATTCTGTCGAACGGCGGGTTTGGCGGAATTTACCAGAAGCTGCCGCGCGCTATTACAGAGTCGGTTATTGCTGCCCGGCTTGCGGCTAGGTTCTCCTGA
- a CDS encoding slipin family protein produces the protein MTVNPVAILVVIVLLYLISSIKILKEYERGVIFRLGRTSPAKGPGIILVFRPLDQMVRVSLRQEAMEVPPQDIITRDNVTLKVNAVITLRVVDPTKAVIEVANYIYQTSQFSQTTLRSVLGEVELDELLAHRDRLNQRIQTIIDGHTAPFGVKVVSVEVKQVDLPESMLRAMAKQAEAERERRSKIIHAEGEYNAAQKLVDAAALLATQPMTLQLRYLQTLTEIGVEKNTTIVFPLPMELMNLLNKSLSPQSAAETKPTP, from the coding sequence GTGACTGTCAATCCTGTCGCCATTCTTGTCGTCATCGTCCTGCTCTACCTCATCAGCTCCATCAAAATACTCAAGGAATACGAGCGAGGCGTCATCTTCCGGCTCGGCCGCACCTCTCCAGCCAAGGGTCCCGGCATCATCCTTGTCTTCCGCCCGCTCGACCAGATGGTTCGCGTCTCACTTCGCCAGGAAGCGATGGAAGTCCCTCCGCAGGACATCATCACGCGCGACAACGTCACGCTGAAGGTAAACGCTGTTATTACTCTTCGTGTCGTCGACCCAACGAAGGCCGTCATCGAAGTTGCCAACTACATCTACCAGACGTCGCAGTTCTCGCAAACAACTCTCCGCTCCGTACTCGGCGAGGTCGAGCTCGACGAACTCCTTGCCCACCGCGACCGGCTCAACCAGCGCATTCAAACCATCATCGACGGCCACACCGCTCCCTTTGGTGTAAAGGTCGTCTCCGTCGAGGTCAAACAGGTTGACCTCCCCGAATCCATGCTCCGTGCCATGGCGAAGCAAGCCGAGGCGGAACGAGAGCGCCGATCCAAGATCATTCACGCAGAAGGCGAGTACAACGCCGCGCAAAAACTTGTCGATGCCGCCGCCCTTCTGGCCACGCAGCCCATGACCCTGCAACTCCGTTACCTGCAAACTCTGACCGAGATAGGTGTCGAGAAGAATACGACCATCGTTTTTCCGCTTCCCATGGAGCTCATGAACTTGTTAAACAAGAGTCTTAGCCCGCAATCGGCGGCAGAGACGAAACCAACTCCGTGA
- a CDS encoding 1-acyl-sn-glycerol-3-phosphate acyltransferase: MFSTFKMLFVYTALGPIAGIIGIPYTLLVGDINPLYRVAMWIANAGVRAAGIKTELTGLENVPAGRPCIFMCNHVSNLDPPVVLPLLPGRCSVLLKKELMRIPILGRAMRMGQFVPVERGGNREAAQASVIAAGEALASGLNILVFPEGTRSRDGRLAAFKKGPFFLAMETKAPVVPVVISGTQEMMRKGSWAIKPGIAQVKLLPAIEPLEFQNREELLRAVRRAIAEALPDEMKPLE; this comes from the coding sequence ATGTTTTCGACTTTTAAGATGTTGTTTGTGTACACAGCGTTAGGCCCGATTGCAGGAATCATCGGGATCCCCTACACGCTGCTGGTTGGCGATATCAACCCGCTCTATAGAGTGGCTATGTGGATTGCAAACGCCGGAGTTCGCGCGGCTGGAATCAAAACAGAGCTTACCGGGCTTGAGAATGTTCCCGCGGGACGGCCGTGCATATTCATGTGCAACCATGTCTCGAATCTCGATCCCCCGGTTGTGCTGCCGTTATTGCCCGGCAGGTGTTCGGTTCTGCTGAAGAAAGAACTGATGCGCATTCCGATTCTCGGACGTGCAATGCGCATGGGCCAGTTTGTCCCGGTGGAGCGTGGCGGCAACCGTGAAGCGGCGCAGGCCAGTGTTATCGCGGCGGGAGAGGCCCTTGCGAGCGGTCTGAACATCCTCGTCTTCCCGGAGGGGACGCGTTCGCGGGATGGGCGTCTTGCAGCGTTCAAGAAAGGGCCGTTCTTTCTTGCGATGGAGACGAAGGCCCCCGTCGTCCCGGTTGTGATCTCGGGAACGCAGGAGATGATGCGCAAAGGGAGTTGGGCGATCAAGCCCGGAATTGCACAGGTAAAGCTGCTGCCAGCTATTGAGCCCTTGGAATTCCAGAACCGAGAGGAATTGTTGAGGGCAGTGCGAAGGGCTATTGCAGAGGCGTTGCCGGACGAGATGAAGCCGCTGGAGTAG
- a CDS encoding CHAT domain-containing protein, with product MQTLKNSVNLAKERVNPCAEALAAYALGVATRNNNAQASQMWFQQAEIGFHAAGSSTGLAHTHFELVAATSKVRPVAEVASSFTAVAEEFDRIDDPRDALTARILAVNHLSADPAKELDPLLDQARALHSTSLEGRIHQAWGEILFNRGEYDGAMRHYTTSDELFAACRCDLDQRAYLQTSMGRIERTQGRPEAAIPHYRLALKLQQQARDESFIPQTLNAISVAYQTMRQYPLAIAYVQKALVFARKIRSRQFTDFLEANLGALYSQSGQPQLGLPLLQRATKNLGNDYQRCTRYSQLADTYIALHKLNEANTSIDASIDACERENDRRNLADGLETRARIRMKRGDPLALALADARRSLSLIEEIRSHVVPEDAHKRGYNQQTLSTYETTIAILARMNRYAEALDVTEQSRARAFLDLLSSPRTASQGTSTPALHPDSRGRRTNRGTITQSSSPAGLLLESEARSSAMQGPEILEQVRRLHTTLLAFWVTPERLYTWVVSSNTEKGDDAIFGISQPIRASEIETLVQSTDPYNTSYPGQLRAWSKLYRILIAPVAAHLPTETGSLITIVPHGPLFRLSFAALANPTHHYLVERYALNTIPAVGLLRYTSRNKAKAEALPPHYTLLAAPQDMPRLDGAALAPLPGTAEEVAAIAKTLPPGETSLLEGAHANATELLRELPHATVVHFATHAIVSGTDPFGSFLALDREPENKGLASDGLLTSASIYSLRMHARMVVLSACRTGRGPVSADGVAGLARAFFYAGSESIVSTLWDVADQPTAILMPLFYGRLAKGESRAQALRSAQLDLIEQLRTGRIRVNIMGTSRRIPERPAYWAAFSLAGEP from the coding sequence ATGCAAACGCTGAAGAATAGCGTAAACCTGGCGAAAGAGCGCGTAAACCCATGCGCTGAGGCCCTTGCCGCCTATGCCCTTGGGGTTGCAACCCGAAACAACAACGCCCAGGCCTCCCAGATGTGGTTCCAGCAAGCGGAGATCGGATTCCATGCTGCCGGATCCAGCACCGGTCTTGCACATACCCACTTCGAACTCGTCGCTGCCACAAGCAAAGTTCGACCTGTCGCCGAGGTTGCCTCATCCTTCACGGCCGTCGCCGAAGAGTTCGACCGGATCGATGATCCTCGGGATGCGCTTACTGCGCGTATTCTCGCCGTCAACCATCTATCGGCCGATCCCGCAAAGGAGTTGGACCCGTTGCTCGATCAGGCACGAGCGCTGCATAGCACGTCGCTTGAAGGCCGCATCCACCAGGCGTGGGGAGAGATTCTCTTCAACCGCGGCGAGTATGACGGGGCCATGCGTCACTACACAACTTCGGATGAACTGTTTGCTGCATGCAGATGCGACCTCGACCAGCGCGCCTACCTTCAGACAAGCATGGGCAGAATTGAACGCACACAGGGCCGTCCTGAAGCTGCAATCCCACACTACCGGCTTGCTTTGAAGTTGCAGCAGCAAGCGCGGGACGAATCCTTCATCCCGCAAACCCTTAACGCCATCAGCGTTGCCTATCAGACGATGCGCCAATACCCTCTTGCCATTGCATATGTGCAAAAGGCCCTTGTCTTTGCAAGAAAGATCCGTTCTCGGCAATTCACCGATTTCCTTGAAGCCAACCTGGGGGCGTTGTACTCACAATCGGGCCAACCGCAACTCGGCCTTCCACTGTTGCAGCGCGCGACAAAAAACCTTGGCAATGACTATCAGCGATGCACACGCTACTCCCAACTGGCCGACACTTACATCGCGCTGCACAAACTGAATGAAGCAAATACTTCGATCGATGCGTCTATCGATGCCTGTGAGCGCGAAAACGATCGACGCAATCTGGCCGACGGCCTAGAGACACGCGCACGTATCCGCATGAAACGTGGAGATCCGCTTGCCCTTGCACTCGCCGATGCGCGTCGTTCACTGTCGCTGATCGAGGAGATTCGCTCCCATGTCGTTCCTGAGGACGCTCATAAACGCGGTTACAACCAGCAAACCCTTAGTACCTATGAGACGACCATAGCGATCCTGGCACGCATGAATCGATATGCCGAGGCTCTCGACGTTACCGAGCAATCGCGCGCACGAGCGTTTCTCGACCTCCTGAGCAGCCCACGCACCGCATCCCAGGGAACAAGTACGCCGGCGCTTCATCCAGACTCCAGAGGTCGCCGGACCAATCGAGGAACCATCACCCAATCCTCGTCACCCGCAGGCCTTCTGCTTGAAAGCGAGGCCCGCTCCTCCGCCATGCAGGGTCCCGAGATTCTGGAACAGGTGCGTCGTCTTCACACCACCTTGCTAGCCTTCTGGGTAACGCCTGAACGCCTGTACACCTGGGTGGTATCTTCCAACACGGAAAAGGGTGATGACGCCATCTTTGGCATCTCACAGCCCATTCGAGCCTCGGAGATCGAGACGCTCGTTCAGTCGACTGATCCATACAACACCAGCTATCCCGGGCAGCTCCGCGCATGGAGCAAGCTGTATCGGATACTGATCGCTCCCGTGGCCGCGCATCTTCCCACCGAGACGGGATCCCTCATCACTATCGTCCCGCATGGGCCTTTGTTTCGCCTGTCCTTCGCGGCCCTGGCCAATCCAACCCATCATTATCTCGTCGAACGATATGCTCTCAATACGATCCCGGCCGTGGGACTGCTTCGCTATACAAGCAGAAATAAGGCCAAAGCCGAAGCCCTGCCTCCGCACTACACTCTACTCGCCGCTCCACAAGACATGCCTCGACTCGACGGAGCTGCCCTGGCGCCCCTGCCCGGTACCGCTGAAGAGGTCGCAGCGATCGCAAAGACGCTGCCACCTGGCGAAACCAGCCTTCTAGAAGGCGCTCACGCAAATGCTACCGAACTCTTGCGCGAGCTTCCTCATGCCACTGTGGTTCACTTTGCAACCCACGCCATCGTTAGTGGTACAGACCCTTTCGGGTCCTTCCTCGCACTAGACCGGGAGCCTGAAAATAAGGGGCTGGCCTCAGATGGATTGCTCACCTCGGCTTCGATCTACTCGCTTCGTATGCACGCACGTATGGTTGTGCTAAGCGCGTGCCGCACCGGCCGTGGGCCTGTAAGCGCGGATGGCGTCGCTGGCCTTGCCCGCGCCTTCTTCTATGCAGGATCGGAATCGATCGTAAGCACCCTTTGGGATGTAGCCGATCAACCAACTGCCATTCTGATGCCTCTTTTCTATGGACGGCTTGCAAAAGGAGAATCGCGAGCACAGGCCCTGCGGTCGGCCCAACTCGATCTGATCGAGCAGCTACGGACGGGCCGGATACGCGTAAACATCATGGGAACCAGCCGTCGGATACCTGAGCGACCGGCCTACTGGGCCGCATTTTCCCTCGCCGGAGAGCCCTGA
- a CDS encoding SPOR domain-containing protein, which produces MKTRYEDDEFDEIPRDREISLGAPTILGIFFLIALVCAVFFGFGYGIGRKSSVAVGPATSTVEASSIKPSSAAKPAPGLTTPEATTPDSDTAGANAPQLPQPDQMEAPAADPAPTATAKSSPSKKMPAPIVAKTAPTPPVPAAHAPAATAQAGAPALVQVAAVSHQEDADLLLNALKRRGYSVAIRHEPQDKLLHVQIGPLATRKDADAMRQRLLADGYNAIVK; this is translated from the coding sequence GTGAAGACCCGCTACGAAGACGATGAGTTTGACGAAATTCCACGAGACCGCGAGATATCCCTCGGGGCTCCCACAATTCTTGGCATCTTTTTCCTTATCGCGCTGGTCTGCGCCGTCTTCTTTGGTTTCGGGTATGGCATCGGGCGCAAATCCTCTGTTGCCGTCGGACCGGCAACAAGTACTGTCGAAGCCTCGTCCATAAAGCCATCCAGCGCGGCAAAGCCCGCCCCTGGCCTGACAACACCTGAGGCAACCACCCCTGATTCAGACACAGCCGGAGCAAATGCTCCCCAGCTTCCTCAACCCGATCAGATGGAAGCTCCAGCAGCGGATCCCGCGCCTACGGCAACGGCTAAGTCTTCGCCTTCAAAGAAGATGCCCGCCCCAATCGTCGCGAAGACCGCGCCAACCCCTCCAGTACCAGCTGCCCACGCTCCGGCTGCAACTGCACAGGCTGGCGCCCCTGCTCTCGTTCAGGTGGCTGCAGTCTCGCATCAGGAAGATGCAGACCTTCTACTGAACGCGCTCAAGCGTCGCGGCTACAGCGTGGCAATTCGTCACGAGCCGCAGGACAAACTTCTGCACGTGCAGATCGGCCCTCTCGCCACACGCAAAGATGCCGATGCCATGCGTCAGAGACTGCTCGCCGATGGCTATAACGCCATCGTCAAATAA
- a CDS encoding LD-carboxypeptidase, producing MTRRSARGFTKPAALRRGATLAVISPASTPKRELVGRGLAELEALGYRVKLGRHALANGPLYYAGSLRDRLEDLHSAFADPDVDGVICTRGGWGSAELLPHLNVDLVRANAKAFIGYSDHTSLHSWLQNEVGVVSFYAPMVASDLAREHGVDLPSWQHAFYGDDSWTLGPADGLRVMQSGLATGELMGGCISILAEALGTPYAPHLEGSILFLEDIGTKPYQWDRLLLHLRYSGRLNGVRGIVFGDMEQCVGEEEQALLERALKHGLRGFEGPVAVGLRCGHVNGANVSLPLGVSVTLDLREAENPHLRFMEPAVSS from the coding sequence ATGACGCGGAGGAGCGCCCGCGGATTCACAAAACCGGCAGCGCTACGCCGTGGCGCGACTCTGGCAGTGATCTCGCCTGCCAGCACGCCAAAGCGCGAGCTTGTTGGGCGTGGACTGGCGGAGTTGGAAGCGCTTGGATATCGCGTGAAGCTGGGAAGGCATGCATTGGCCAATGGGCCGCTGTACTATGCAGGTTCTCTGAGGGACAGGCTTGAGGACCTGCACAGCGCTTTTGCAGATCCGGATGTGGACGGAGTTATCTGCACACGAGGCGGATGGGGTTCCGCAGAGCTGTTGCCTCATCTGAATGTTGACCTGGTCCGCGCGAATGCAAAGGCGTTTATCGGATATAGCGACCATACTTCACTGCATAGCTGGCTACAGAATGAAGTGGGGGTCGTGAGCTTCTATGCTCCGATGGTGGCCTCGGACCTTGCACGCGAGCACGGAGTCGATCTTCCGAGCTGGCAACATGCTTTTTATGGGGACGATAGCTGGACACTCGGGCCTGCGGATGGATTGCGTGTCATGCAGTCTGGATTGGCAACGGGCGAACTGATGGGAGGCTGCATCTCCATTCTGGCTGAGGCATTGGGAACCCCTTACGCTCCACATCTGGAGGGGAGCATACTTTTCCTGGAAGACATAGGGACCAAGCCGTATCAATGGGACAGACTGTTGCTGCATCTGCGCTACTCGGGCAGGTTGAATGGTGTGCGCGGGATTGTCTTCGGCGATATGGAGCAGTGCGTGGGTGAAGAGGAGCAGGCTTTGCTGGAACGCGCACTTAAACATGGACTGCGCGGGTTTGAAGGGCCGGTAGCGGTTGGATTGCGATGCGGTCATGTAAATGGCGCGAATGTGTCGCTGCCACTAGGTGTTTCAGTAACGCTTGATCTCCGCGAGGCGGAGAATCCTCACTTACGCTTTATGGAGCCTGCCGTTTCGAGTTAG
- a CDS encoding sigma-70 family RNA polymerase sigma factor gives MISVDEFNSIYHRHVDAVFRVSLRTVSRREIAEEITSEVFLTLFQSADAITREQLPAWLFTVAKRRAADYWRRWYLEQRWADSTADSDAGSQSFSQPEIPFTDLLSRCTALKPVHRACLILRFVQGMTREEIASQTGLSELQVKGHLQYALKLLRDTMTGYQQDFPPSEELPANA, from the coding sequence ATGATCTCAGTAGATGAATTTAACAGCATCTATCACCGGCACGTTGATGCCGTCTTTCGCGTTTCGCTGCGCACCGTAAGCCGCCGCGAGATCGCCGAGGAGATCACAAGCGAAGTGTTCCTTACCCTCTTCCAATCCGCCGACGCCATAACGCGGGAACAACTGCCCGCATGGCTGTTTACGGTCGCCAAACGTCGCGCCGCAGATTATTGGCGACGCTGGTATCTCGAACAGCGATGGGCAGACTCGACCGCCGACTCCGATGCCGGGTCACAATCGTTCTCGCAGCCTGAAATTCCGTTCACGGACCTGCTCTCGCGCTGCACAGCATTGAAACCCGTCCATCGCGCCTGCCTCATCCTCCGCTTTGTGCAGGGAATGACCCGCGAAGAGATCGCGTCGCAGACCGGGCTTTCGGAACTACAGGTAAAGGGCCACCTGCAATACGCATTGAAGCTGCTCCGCGACACGATGACAGGGTATCAACAGGACTTTCCCCCCTCTGAGGAGCTTCCTGCAAATGCCTGA